From a single Streptomyces rubradiris genomic region:
- a CDS encoding PhoH family protein, whose translation MVTSTKRHKPDRRTYVLDTSVLLADPNALTRFEEHEVVLPVVVVTELEAKRHHPELGYFARQALRLLDDYRVRHGRLDAPIPTGDLGGTLRVELNHSDPSVLPTGYRLGDNDSRILAVARNLQAEGYDVTVVSKDLPLRIKASSVGLLAEEYRAELAITENSGWTGMSELTLPGEQVDILFEEGHVYVPQAAGLPVHTGLTIQSERGKALGRVTAEGNVRLVRGDREAFGIKGRSAEQRIALDLLLDPDVGIVSMGGRAGTGKSALALCAGLEAVLERRQHQKVMVFRPLYAVGGQDLGYLPGTEAEKMSPWAQAVFDTLSAVTSREVIEEVTARGMLEVLPLTHIRGRSLHDAFVIVDEAQSLEKNVLLTVLSRIGAGSRVVLTHDVAQRDNLRVGRYDGVVAVVEKLKGHPLFAHVTLTRSERSQIAALVTEMLEDGHI comes from the coding sequence GTGGTGACCAGCACAAAGCGCCACAAGCCCGACCGGCGCACCTATGTTCTCGACACCAGCGTCCTGCTGGCCGACCCGAACGCCCTGACCCGCTTCGAGGAACACGAGGTCGTGCTCCCCGTCGTGGTGGTCACGGAGTTGGAGGCCAAGCGGCACCACCCCGAGCTCGGTTACTTCGCCCGGCAGGCCCTGCGCCTGCTGGACGACTACCGGGTCCGGCACGGCCGCCTCGACGCGCCGATCCCGACCGGGGACCTCGGCGGAACGCTCCGGGTCGAACTCAACCACTCGGACCCCAGCGTGCTGCCCACGGGCTACCGACTGGGCGACAACGACTCCCGCATCCTCGCGGTGGCCCGCAACCTCCAGGCCGAGGGGTACGACGTCACCGTCGTGTCGAAGGACCTGCCGCTGCGGATCAAGGCGTCCTCCGTCGGGCTCCTCGCCGAGGAGTACCGGGCCGAACTCGCCATCACGGAGAACTCCGGCTGGACGGGGATGTCGGAGCTCACCCTGCCCGGCGAACAGGTGGACATCCTCTTCGAGGAAGGACACGTGTACGTCCCTCAGGCGGCCGGGCTGCCCGTGCACACCGGCCTGACCATCCAGTCCGAGCGCGGCAAGGCGCTCGGCCGGGTCACCGCCGAGGGCAACGTCCGCCTGGTGCGCGGCGATCGGGAGGCGTTCGGCATCAAGGGCCGCAGCGCCGAGCAGCGCATCGCGCTCGACCTGCTGCTGGACCCGGACGTCGGGATCGTCTCGATGGGCGGCCGGGCCGGCACCGGCAAGTCGGCGCTGGCGCTGTGCGCGGGCCTGGAGGCGGTGCTGGAGCGCCGTCAGCACCAGAAGGTGATGGTCTTCCGGCCGCTGTACGCCGTCGGCGGGCAGGACCTGGGCTATCTGCCGGGCACCGAGGCGGAGAAGATGAGCCCGTGGGCGCAGGCCGTCTTCGACACCCTCTCCGCGGTCACCAGCCGCGAGGTCATCGAGGAGGTCACCGCGCGCGGGATGCTGGAGGTGCTCCCGCTGACCCACATCCGCGGCCGCTCGCTGCACGACGCGTTCGTGATCGTGGACGAGGCGCAGTCGCTGGAGAAGAACGTCCTGCTGACCGTGCTGTCCCGGATCGGCGCGGGCTCCCGGGTGGTCCTCACCCATGACGTGGCCCAGCGGGACAACCTGCGCGTGGGCCGCTACGACGGAGTGGTCGCCGTGGTGGAGAAGCTGAAGGGGCACCCGCTCTTCGCCCACGTCACGCTGA
- a CDS encoding DUF5936 domain-containing protein, translating into MEFLLALLTGAGVWGVFAGLRMYRADARLPADLAVALEVGATRTGVVGSVVDRLGMRWAPLVLRLMGPRLVARYRRRIDLAGNPGGLTIDRYAARRAVYGVLGGVGFLVFLLRGQWFVALLLLAFGALWTEVGLWSAIRVRRHVIERTLPDFLDVLAVVVSAGLGFRQALDRVATRYEGPWADELRITLRQMDLGMSRRQAFAELRRRNDSEQVAMFVTALQQGEELGAPIVDTLVSLAKDMRRTDAQNARRKAARAVPKATLMITTFMVPATMLLLGAGLLLGSGVDFGSLTGK; encoded by the coding sequence GTGGAGTTCCTGCTCGCCCTGCTGACGGGCGCCGGCGTCTGGGGCGTCTTCGCCGGCCTGCGCATGTACCGCGCGGACGCCCGGCTCCCCGCCGACCTCGCCGTCGCCCTGGAGGTCGGCGCCACCCGCACCGGCGTGGTCGGCTCGGTCGTCGACCGCCTCGGCATGCGCTGGGCACCGCTGGTGCTGCGCCTGATGGGCCCGCGACTGGTCGCCCGCTACCGCCGCAGGATCGACCTCGCGGGCAACCCCGGCGGCCTGACCATCGACCGCTACGCGGCCCGCCGGGCGGTCTACGGCGTGCTGGGCGGCGTCGGCTTCCTGGTCTTCCTGCTGCGCGGCCAGTGGTTCGTGGCGCTGCTCCTGCTGGCCTTCGGGGCGCTGTGGACCGAGGTCGGCCTCTGGTCGGCGATCCGGGTCCGCAGACACGTCATCGAACGCACCCTGCCCGACTTCCTGGACGTGCTGGCCGTGGTGGTCAGCGCGGGCCTCGGCTTCCGTCAGGCCCTGGACCGGGTCGCCACCCGCTACGAGGGCCCCTGGGCGGACGAACTGCGCATCACCCTGCGTCAGATGGACCTCGGCATGAGCCGCCGCCAGGCCTTCGCCGAGCTGCGCCGGCGCAACGACTCCGAGCAGGTGGCGATGTTCGTGACGGCGTTGCAGCAGGGCGAGGAGCTGGGCGCGCCCATCGTGGACACCCTGGTCTCCCTGGCCAAGGACATGCGCCGCACGGACGCGCAGAACGCCCGCCGCAAGGCCGCGCGGGCGGTGCCCAAGGCCACGCTGATGATCACCACGTTCATGGTCCCGGCGACGATGCTGCTGCTGGGCGCGGGCCTGCTGCTCGGCTCCGGCGTCGACTTCGGCTCGCTCACCGGGAAGTGA
- a CDS encoding sensor histidine kinase has translation MGVAGRGARLLERLRGTGGGHRRERSGCAGVEGAEGRPGGPGAGASEGRPGDLGAGAFGARPGRPGGSGLSGLFRLKRHPVRPRRAAHPSVPSAEPSEKLQVSALQAMCRQVFGFRLAMIVVAAPAALLNAAPGLGVRLAGAAVVVTVMVSYVLFRDWERFGPLLLRHPSLLAADTLFGSFLLVSAGPDTTLAYVSVCTPLLAGLVYSWRGAACFASLQALILLLVHTTLRAGRPEPVAEALLLPGLCVVAGAMGSTLRNLMLRFGAATEALTTARARLAAAEAVSAERARLAREMHDSVAKTLYGVALAADGLAATASAGAPDPARIRQQAELVSRSARRAAAESRELLADLRRDPVRAPEEIPFWRLLAHRAQEFARRTGLKVTCHWPADHPAPFPPLPPPVARHVLAIATEALENAHRHASADRVDVRATLDGHLLGLAIHDDGTGLPPGTTLERLRDQGHFGLLGMVERAAQAGARIRIGRGTHDRGTEVRLDIPLPRPAPRTPVTP, from the coding sequence ATGGGGGTGGCGGGCAGGGGGGCGCGCTTACTGGAGCGGTTACGAGGCACGGGCGGCGGCCACCGCCGGGAACGGTCAGGTTGTGCTGGTGTCGAAGGCGCTGAGGGGCGGCCGGGAGGTCCCGGTGCCGGTGCGTCCGAGGGGCGGCCGGGGGATCTTGGTGCCGGAGCCTTTGGGGCGCGGCCGGGGCGTCCCGGGGGCAGCGGCCTTTCCGGCCTCTTCAGACTCAAACGTCACCCGGTCCGGCCGCGGCGGGCGGCGCACCCGAGCGTTCCGTCGGCCGAGCCCTCCGAGAAGCTCCAGGTCAGCGCCCTTCAGGCGATGTGCCGACAGGTCTTCGGGTTCCGGCTCGCCATGATCGTCGTAGCGGCACCCGCCGCCCTGCTCAACGCGGCCCCTGGCCTGGGCGTCCGCCTGGCCGGCGCGGCCGTGGTCGTCACCGTCATGGTGTCCTACGTCCTCTTCCGCGACTGGGAGCGCTTCGGCCCCCTGCTGCTGCGCCACCCCAGCCTGCTGGCCGCCGACACCCTCTTCGGCTCCTTCCTCCTGGTCTCGGCAGGCCCGGACACCACCCTCGCCTATGTCAGCGTCTGCACCCCGCTGCTGGCCGGCCTGGTCTACAGCTGGCGCGGTGCGGCCTGCTTCGCCTCGCTGCAAGCCCTGATCCTGCTCCTGGTCCACACCACCCTGAGGGCCGGCCGGCCCGAGCCCGTCGCCGAGGCCCTGCTGCTGCCCGGCCTGTGCGTCGTCGCGGGCGCCATGGGCTCGACCCTGCGCAACCTGATGCTCCGCTTCGGCGCCGCCACCGAGGCCCTGACCACGGCGCGGGCCCGGCTCGCGGCGGCGGAGGCGGTGAGCGCCGAACGCGCCCGGCTGGCCAGGGAGATGCACGACTCCGTGGCCAAGACCCTGTACGGCGTGGCCCTCGCCGCCGACGGACTGGCGGCGACCGCGTCGGCCGGCGCACCGGACCCCGCCCGCATCCGGCAGCAGGCGGAACTGGTGTCCCGCTCGGCGCGCCGGGCGGCGGCGGAGTCCCGGGAACTGCTGGCCGACCTGCGCCGGGACCCGGTGCGGGCGCCGGAGGAGATCCCGTTCTGGCGACTTCTGGCCCACCGCGCCCAGGAGTTCGCCCGGCGCACCGGCCTGAAGGTCACCTGCCACTGGCCGGCGGACCACCCCGCCCCCTTCCCGCCCCTGCCGCCGCCCGTGGCCCGGCACGTCCTCGCCATCGCCACCGAGGCCCTGGAGAACGCCCACCGCCACGCGTCCGCCGATCGGGTGGACGTACGGGCGACGCTCGACGGACACCTGCTCGGCCTCGCGATCCACGACGACGGCACCGGCCTGCCTCCCGGCACCACCTTGGAACGGCTGCGCGACCAGGGGCACTTCGGGCTGCTCGGCATGGTCGAGCGGGCCGCGCAGGCGGGCGCCCGCATCCGGATCGGCAGGGGCACGCACGACCGGGGCACGGAGGTACGCCTGGACATCCCCCTGCCCCGGCCCGCGCCCCGGACCCCCGTCACCCCCTGA
- a CDS encoding response regulator: MRPLPSTSRPGFPPPAPAAPPLRLLIADDNPVVRAGLAALLSDGSGTTVVAEARDGREAYEAALRHRPDVILLDVRMPGVDGISALPHLVRLAPVMMLTYSHETQTVREALRLGAGGYLVHGEFTTEQLVRAVRDVREGRPQVTPGATRALLTVLRSDASAHSEPNSPEESAISNPQALSQLQSPVGQSFRSRFRLSEREAEIMDLIASGMTNQQIAAACFITEKTVKNHINHIFAKLHSTTRSQATAKWLGVA; the protein is encoded by the coding sequence ATGCGGCCCTTGCCCAGCACGTCCCGGCCCGGCTTCCCGCCGCCGGCCCCGGCCGCCCCGCCGCTGCGGCTGCTGATCGCCGACGACAACCCCGTGGTCCGGGCCGGCCTCGCGGCCCTGCTCTCGGACGGCTCCGGGACCACGGTGGTGGCCGAGGCGCGGGACGGCCGGGAGGCGTACGAGGCGGCGCTGCGGCACCGGCCGGACGTCATCCTGCTCGACGTCCGCATGCCCGGCGTGGACGGGATCTCGGCGCTGCCCCACCTGGTGCGGCTGGCCCCCGTCATGATGCTCACCTACAGCCACGAGACGCAGACCGTACGGGAGGCGCTGCGGCTGGGGGCGGGCGGATACCTGGTGCACGGCGAGTTCACGACGGAGCAGCTGGTACGGGCGGTGCGGGACGTACGGGAGGGGCGCCCGCAGGTGACGCCCGGAGCGACCAGGGCGTTGCTGACAGTGCTCCGGTCCGATGCGTCTGCACATTCCGAGCCCAACTCCCCTGAGGAATCGGCGATTTCCAACCCCCAGGCTCTTTCGCAATTGCAATCACCTGTGGGACAGTCGTTCCGCTCGCGGTTCCGGCTGAGTGAGAGGGAGGCGGAGATCATGGACCTCATCGCGTCCGGCATGACCAACCAGCAGATCGCCGCCGCCTGCTTCATCACCGAGAAGACGGTCAAGAACCACATCAACCACATCTTCGCCAAGCTCCACAGCACCACCAGGTCCCAGGCGACCGCCAAGTGGCTGGGGGTGGCGTGA
- a CDS encoding OmpA family protein, which produces MTTTPRLALAGALLLCVLTLPAAPAAADGTGPGEPPLTEPTAAAPVDVDPTDPDLKLPEGATLAEAKVLDIKLVVEEQSGDERREDTNADVTFALQSEVLFGKDSASVGEEAKIRIAAIAEEIRKQRATRVRVFGFTDSLGTTTHGVALSKRRANAVQAVLDQDLNTPSITFDVRGYGEQYPIADNATEAGRKKNRRVEVSFPRTGQ; this is translated from the coding sequence GTGACCACCACGCCCCGCCTCGCCCTCGCCGGCGCCCTGCTGCTGTGCGTCCTGACCCTGCCCGCCGCCCCGGCCGCCGCCGACGGCACCGGCCCCGGCGAGCCGCCCCTGACCGAACCCACCGCCGCCGCCCCCGTCGACGTCGACCCCACCGACCCCGACCTCAAACTCCCCGAAGGCGCCACGCTCGCCGAGGCCAAGGTGCTGGACATCAAGCTGGTCGTGGAGGAGCAGAGCGGGGACGAGCGGCGCGAGGACACCAACGCCGACGTCACCTTCGCCCTCCAGTCCGAGGTGCTGTTCGGCAAGGACAGCGCCAGTGTCGGCGAGGAGGCCAAGATCCGCATCGCCGCGATCGCCGAGGAGATCAGGAAGCAGCGCGCCACCAGGGTCCGCGTCTTCGGCTTCACCGACAGCCTCGGCACCACCACCCACGGCGTCGCCCTGTCCAAGCGGCGCGCCAACGCCGTACAGGCCGTGCTGGACCAGGACCTGAACACCCCGTCCATCACCTTCGACGTGCGCGGCTACGGCGAGCAGTACCCGATCGCCGACAACGCCACCGAGGCCGGCCGCAAGAAGAACCGCCGCGTCGAGGTGTCCTTTCCGCGCACCGGCCAGTGA
- a CDS encoding SDR family oxidoreductase encodes MTILVTGATGNVGRNVVRQLVAKGHDVRALTRRAQPGVFPDQVRVHEGDLTRPQTLPDALEGVEALFLFPVPATAEEVVGLAKKAGVRRIVVLSSGAVTTGFDNDFHLPVERAVEASGLEWTHVRPGEFAMNKLELWGPPIRAERVVREPFPDVAWFPVHEQDIADVAVLALTEDGHRGQAYTVNGPEFLSRRRQVELIAEAMGEEIRLEVVSPQEAREIYLAQGGFAADNADFLLGFETYGGDESDPSEMETFDSSALGPMPTAEEVTGRPARTFAQWARDHADEFRA; translated from the coding sequence ATGACGATTCTGGTGACGGGGGCGACCGGCAACGTCGGGCGGAACGTCGTCCGGCAGCTCGTGGCCAAGGGGCACGACGTACGGGCCCTGACCCGCAGGGCGCAGCCCGGGGTGTTCCCCGACCAAGTGCGGGTCCACGAGGGCGACCTCACCCGGCCCCAGACGCTGCCGGACGCCCTGGAGGGTGTCGAGGCGCTCTTCCTCTTCCCTGTCCCGGCGACCGCCGAGGAGGTGGTCGGCCTGGCGAAGAAGGCGGGCGTGCGCCGCATCGTGGTGCTCTCCTCCGGTGCGGTCACCACCGGGTTCGACAACGACTTCCACCTGCCGGTGGAGCGGGCGGTGGAGGCTTCCGGGCTTGAGTGGACGCATGTACGGCCGGGCGAGTTCGCGATGAACAAGCTGGAGCTGTGGGGGCCGCCCATCCGCGCGGAGCGCGTGGTGCGCGAGCCGTTCCCGGACGTCGCCTGGTTCCCCGTCCACGAGCAGGACATCGCCGACGTGGCCGTGCTCGCCCTGACCGAGGACGGCCACCGGGGACAGGCGTACACCGTGAACGGTCCGGAATTCCTCTCGCGCCGCCGCCAGGTGGAGCTCATCGCCGAGGCGATGGGAGAGGAGATCCGCCTTGAGGTCGTCAGCCCCCAGGAGGCCCGGGAGATCTATCTCGCGCAGGGCGGCTTCGCGGCGGACAACGCCGACTTCCTCCTCGGTTTCGAGACCTATGGCGGCGACGAGTCGGACCCCTCCGAGATGGAGACCTTCGACTCCTCAGCCCTCGGCCCCATGCCGACGGCTGAGGAGGTCACCGGGCGGCCCGCCCGCACCTTCGCGCAGTGGGCGAGGGACCACGCCGACGAATTCCGCGCCTGA
- a CDS encoding class I SAM-dependent methyltransferase: MSTERSFEDLVAEGVAVPTEGWDFSWFEGRASEARPSWGYARSAGERLATAEAALDIQTGGGEVLDFALGRAEPARPALVAATEGWPPNVARATALLRPRGVVVVAAPEDAPLPFADEAFDLVLSRHPVRPHWTEIARVLRPGGTYFAQHVGPASVFELVEYFLGPQPEEVRRARDPERERADAEAAGLEVAGLRAERLRMEFHDIAAVVHFLRKVVWMVPGFTVEAHEPRLRALHERIRNEGPFVAHSTRHLFDVRKP, from the coding sequence ATGAGTACCGAACGTTCCTTCGAGGACCTCGTGGCCGAGGGTGTCGCCGTGCCCACCGAGGGGTGGGACTTCTCGTGGTTCGAGGGCCGGGCCAGCGAGGCCCGGCCGTCGTGGGGGTACGCCCGGTCGGCGGGGGAGCGGCTGGCGACGGCCGAGGCCGCGCTGGACATCCAGACCGGCGGCGGGGAGGTGCTGGACTTCGCGCTGGGGCGGGCGGAGCCGGCCCGGCCGGCGCTGGTGGCGGCGACGGAGGGCTGGCCGCCGAACGTGGCCAGGGCCACCGCCCTGCTGCGGCCCCGCGGCGTCGTCGTGGTGGCGGCCCCGGAGGACGCGCCGCTGCCCTTCGCCGACGAGGCGTTCGACCTGGTGCTCAGCCGGCACCCGGTGCGGCCGCACTGGACCGAGATCGCCCGGGTGCTGCGGCCCGGCGGGACGTACTTCGCCCAGCACGTGGGGCCCGCCAGCGTCTTCGAGCTGGTCGAGTACTTCCTCGGGCCCCAGCCGGAGGAGGTGCGCCGCGCCCGTGACCCCGAGCGGGAGCGGGCCGACGCCGAGGCGGCGGGGCTGGAGGTGGCCGGTCTGCGGGCGGAGCGGCTGCGGATGGAGTTCCACGACATCGCCGCCGTCGTCCACTTCCTGCGCAAGGTCGTCTGGATGGTCCCGGGCTTCACGGTCGAGGCCCATGAGCCACGGCTGAGGGCACTGCACGAGCGGATCCGGAACGAGGGCCCGTTCGTCGCGCACAGCACCCGGCACCTCTTCGACGTACGCAAACCGTAA
- a CDS encoding TetR/AcrR family transcriptional regulator — protein sequence MANSIRETGARSRTRRAILSAAASVLSRRRDATLADIAAAADVGRSTLQRYFPDREELISAVVEHSLRRLDESLEGARTDEGPPLEALRRLVAAMLDAGDHVLFLYGDPRITDALAARGGPDPAAEEIRRLIRRGQEEGVVDPDVSSDWIEHVLWAHVSAGCTAVSRGKVPRHGASAWVIRTLENGIGTRTTN from the coding sequence ATGGCGAACAGCATCCGGGAGACCGGAGCCCGCAGTCGTACGCGACGGGCGATTCTCAGCGCCGCGGCGTCCGTGCTGTCCCGTCGGCGTGATGCGACCCTGGCGGACATCGCGGCGGCCGCGGACGTCGGACGCAGCACGCTCCAGCGCTACTTCCCGGACCGGGAGGAGCTGATCTCGGCGGTCGTCGAGCACTCGCTGCGGCGGCTCGACGAGTCGCTGGAGGGGGCGCGGACCGACGAGGGACCGCCGCTGGAGGCGCTGCGCCGGCTGGTCGCCGCCATGCTCGACGCCGGCGACCACGTGCTGTTCCTGTATGGCGACCCGCGGATCACCGACGCGCTGGCGGCCCGGGGCGGACCGGACCCGGCGGCCGAGGAGATCAGACGGCTGATTCGGCGCGGCCAGGAAGAGGGCGTCGTCGACCCGGACGTGAGCAGCGACTGGATCGAGCACGTGCTGTGGGCCCATGTCTCCGCGGGCTGCACGGCGGTCAGCAGGGGAAAGGTGCCACGCCACGGCGCCTCCGCCTGGGTCATCCGCACGCTGGAGAACGGCATCGGGACGCGCACGACGAACTGA
- a CDS encoding pilus assembly protein TadG-related protein, whose product MIRARHDTGQAFPIYLTVVAGLLFLALAYLAVGQAAVNRGGAQTAADAAALAAAQETRDQLADLWRENLDDPASWRAIFEGAGAGDSCWRADQLAALNDAAVRCAFDAPLSYVVDARTNKSVGDSVVPGTENVHATAHARAVIEPLCTPPETRPGPPGEPTAPPGEGSAPPGGGSPPPGEGSPPPGDGQEPPAPDDSPLPPLTCEDKVWHPQPDDTTDLPGPEDLFDVHLADSPANDR is encoded by the coding sequence CTGATCCGCGCACGGCACGACACGGGGCAGGCCTTCCCCATCTACCTGACGGTGGTGGCGGGCCTGCTCTTTCTCGCGTTGGCGTACCTCGCGGTCGGCCAGGCGGCCGTGAACCGCGGCGGCGCCCAGACCGCGGCGGACGCGGCGGCCCTGGCGGCGGCGCAGGAGACCCGCGACCAGCTGGCGGACCTGTGGCGGGAGAACCTGGACGACCCGGCGAGCTGGCGGGCCATCTTCGAGGGGGCGGGCGCCGGGGATTCCTGCTGGCGCGCCGACCAGCTCGCCGCGCTGAACGACGCGGCGGTGCGCTGCGCGTTCGACGCGCCGCTGAGCTATGTGGTCGACGCCCGGACGAACAAGTCCGTGGGCGACTCCGTCGTACCCGGCACCGAGAACGTGCACGCCACGGCGCACGCCAGGGCCGTCATAGAACCGCTCTGCACGCCGCCCGAGACACGGCCCGGGCCGCCCGGGGAGCCGACGGCGCCACCCGGAGAGGGCTCCGCGCCGCCCGGAGGGGGCTCCCCGCCACCCGGAGAGGGTTCCCCGCCGCCCGGGGACGGGCAGGAGCCGCCCGCGCCCGACGACTCCCCGCTGCCCCCGCTCACCTGCGAGGACAAGGTCTGGCACCCCCAGCCCGACGACACCACGGACCTGCCGGGGCCCGAGGACCTCTTCGACGTCCACCTGGCCGACTCCCCGGCGAACGACCGATGA
- a CDS encoding DUF192 domain-containing protein, with the protein MGRWRDGRGLLTVRTDTGEVPAASVPLEISASYRARTRGLLGRDAVEGAMLLSPASGVHTFGMRIPIDVAYLDRRLTVIAVRTMPPGRLGLPRPRARHVLEAAAGAMAGWGITAGVRVEVAVEGCAESRAS; encoded by the coding sequence ATGGGGCGCTGGCGGGACGGGCGGGGGCTGCTGACCGTGCGGACGGACACCGGGGAGGTGCCGGCCGCCTCCGTCCCCCTGGAGATCTCGGCCTCCTACCGGGCCCGTACCAGGGGCCTGTTGGGCCGGGACGCGGTGGAGGGGGCGATGCTGCTGTCACCGGCGAGCGGGGTGCACACGTTCGGGATGCGGATCCCGATCGACGTGGCGTACCTGGACCGCCGCCTCACCGTCATCGCCGTGCGCACGATGCCCCCGGGCCGCCTGGGCCTGCCGCGCCCGCGCGCCCGGCACGTGCTGGAGGCGGCGGCCGGGGCGATGGCGGGGTGGGGGATAACGGCGGGCGTACGGGTGGAGGTGGCGGTGGAGGGGTGTGCAGAGTCTCGCGCTTCGTGA
- a CDS encoding LLM class flavin-dependent oxidoreductase, translating into MSFPVLPTRKGVMTGLGAVFRPQLPPERLRAVARVADETGLDELWLWEDCFLEGGVSTAAAALAWTERVRVGIGLLPVPLRNVAVTAMEAASLERMFPGRAVLTVGHGVQDWMGQVGARAASPLGLLGEHLDALRALLRGERLSVRGRYVQLDDVALDWPPPRPVDVLAGATGPRTLRLSGEKADGTLLTSATPPDGVRRARELIEEGRRSAGRTGAHRIVVYLLTATGAGAESRLRAELTAEGLASVPDLGVAGDAEAVADAVRRLAEAGADTVVLQPTADEPDPEGFVRFAAEQVAPLIH; encoded by the coding sequence TTGTCCTTTCCCGTCCTCCCCACTAGGAAGGGCGTTATGACAGGACTCGGTGCCGTATTCCGCCCCCAGCTTCCTCCCGAGCGACTCCGGGCCGTCGCCCGCGTCGCGGACGAGACGGGGCTCGACGAACTGTGGCTGTGGGAGGACTGCTTCCTGGAGGGCGGCGTGTCCACGGCCGCCGCCGCGCTCGCCTGGACCGAACGGGTGCGGGTCGGCATCGGGCTGCTGCCCGTGCCGCTGCGGAACGTGGCCGTCACCGCGATGGAGGCGGCCTCGCTGGAGCGCATGTTCCCCGGGCGGGCCGTCCTGACCGTGGGACACGGCGTGCAGGACTGGATGGGGCAGGTCGGCGCCCGCGCCGCCTCGCCGCTCGGCCTCCTCGGCGAACACCTCGACGCCCTGCGCGCCCTGCTGCGCGGGGAGCGGCTCAGCGTGCGCGGGCGGTACGTCCAGTTGGACGACGTCGCCCTCGACTGGCCGCCGCCGCGCCCGGTCGACGTCCTCGCGGGCGCCACCGGACCCCGTACGCTCCGGCTCTCCGGCGAGAAGGCCGACGGCACCCTCCTCACCTCCGCCACGCCGCCGGACGGCGTACGGCGGGCCCGGGAACTGATCGAGGAGGGGCGCCGGTCGGCCGGCCGCACCGGCGCGCACCGGATCGTCGTCTACCTCCTGACCGCCACGGGCGCCGGCGCCGAGTCCCGGCTGCGCGCCGAGCTCACCGCCGAGGGCCTGGCGTCGGTGCCGGACCTGGGTGTCGCCGGGGACGCGGAAGCGGTGGCCGACGCGGTACGGCGCCTGGCCGAGGCCGGCGCGGACACCGTCGTGCTCCAGCCGACGGCCGACGAACCCGACCCGGAGGGCTTCGTACGCTTCGCGGCGGAGCAGGTCGCACCACTGATCCACTGA
- a CDS encoding Flp family type IVb pilin — MSKWFRTTVAYLRSRAARGDRGQTAVEYLGIIAVVVAIVLAITGTSIGQSIYDAITNKIAEVTGG; from the coding sequence GTGAGCAAATGGTTCCGCACCACCGTCGCGTATCTGCGATCCCGGGCCGCGCGCGGCGACAGGGGACAGACCGCGGTGGAGTACCTCGGCATCATCGCGGTGGTCGTCGCGATCGTCCTGGCGATCACCGGCACGAGCATCGGCCAGTCGATCTACGACGCGATCACCAACAAGATCGCCGAGGTCACCGGCGGCTGA
- a CDS encoding isoprenyl transferase: protein MNLRDKLRGLLVRLYARRVEGHLDHSQVPKHIGVIVDGNRRWAKASGSSTEHGHRAGADKITEFLGWCSETDVEVVTLWLLSTDNFERPQAELVPLLGIIEDVVRTLAADGRWRVHHVGAMDLLPAGMQRTLKEAEEATAHHDGILVNVAIGYGGRQEIADAVRSMLHEARDRGVSMEDLAESVDIDMIGRHLYTGDQPDPDLVIRTSGEQRLSGFMLWQTAHSEYYFCEVFWPAFRKVDFLRALRDYAARHRRYGG from the coding sequence GTGAACCTGCGCGACAAGCTGCGCGGTCTGCTCGTCAGGCTCTACGCACGCCGGGTGGAAGGTCACCTGGATCACAGCCAGGTGCCCAAGCACATCGGCGTCATCGTGGACGGCAACCGCCGCTGGGCGAAGGCGTCCGGCTCCAGTACCGAGCACGGGCACCGGGCCGGCGCCGACAAGATCACGGAGTTCCTCGGCTGGTGCTCCGAGACCGACGTCGAGGTGGTCACGCTGTGGCTGCTGTCCACCGACAACTTCGAACGGCCGCAGGCGGAACTGGTCCCCCTGCTCGGCATCATCGAGGACGTCGTGCGCACCCTCGCCGCCGACGGCCGCTGGCGGGTGCACCACGTCGGCGCGATGGACCTGCTGCCCGCCGGCATGCAGCGCACGCTGAAGGAGGCCGAGGAGGCCACCGCCCACCACGACGGCATACTCGTCAACGTGGCCATCGGCTACGGCGGCCGGCAGGAGATCGCCGACGCCGTGCGCTCCATGCTGCACGAGGCGCGGGACCGGGGCGTGTCGATGGAGGACCTCGCCGAGTCCGTCGACATCGACATGATCGGCCGTCACCTCTACACCGGCGACCAGCCCGATCCGGACCTCGTCATCCGCACCAGCGGCGAACAGCGGTTGTCCGGATTCATGCTCTGGCAGACCGCTCACTCCGAGTACTACTTCTGCGAGGTCTTCTGGCCGGCCTTCCGGAAGGTCGACTTCCTGCGCGCCCTGCGCGACTACGCCGCACGTCACCGCCGTTACGGCGGCTGA